In Zunongwangia profunda SM-A87, the following proteins share a genomic window:
- the smpB gene encoding SsrA-binding protein SmpB, whose protein sequence is MKQANTINIKNRKAKFQYEFLDKYIAGIKLAGTEIKAIRQGKASIAESFCEFQDGELYVINMHVEEYSHATHFNHNPKSERKLLLQKRELRKLEKEVKNGGLTIIPLRLFINDRGLAKIQITLAKGKKLYDKRETIKDRDNKRKLDRIKKEYN, encoded by the coding sequence ATGAAACAAGCAAATACTATAAATATAAAAAACCGAAAGGCTAAATTTCAATATGAATTCCTGGATAAATATATAGCCGGAATTAAATTAGCCGGAACAGAAATTAAAGCCATACGCCAGGGTAAAGCTTCGATTGCCGAAAGTTTCTGTGAATTTCAGGACGGTGAATTATATGTGATCAATATGCATGTTGAAGAATATTCTCATGCCACACACTTTAACCATAATCCAAAAAGTGAGCGTAAACTTCTTTTACAGAAGCGGGAATTAAGAAAACTGGAAAAAGAGGTGAAAAACGGTGGATTAACGATTATCCCGCTTCGATTATTTATTAACGATCGCGGACTGGCAAAAATACAAATTACGCTAGCCAAGGGTAAGAAACTTTATGATAAGCGAGAAACCATTAAAGATCGGGATAACAAACGTAAATTAGATCGCATAAAAAAGGAGTATAATTAA
- the ruvX gene encoding Holliday junction resolvase RuvX gives MARVMALDYGVKRTGIAVTDELQMIASGLTTVDTSSLLNFLEDYFKKEKVETVVVGEPKQKDNSASQSEVFIAEFLKKFTEKFPEMKLVRVDERFTSKMAFQTMIDSGLKKKKRQNKALVDEVSATIILQSYLY, from the coding sequence ATGGCAAGAGTAATGGCATTAGATTATGGGGTAAAGCGAACGGGGATAGCCGTTACTGATGAGCTTCAGATGATTGCCAGCGGACTCACCACTGTTGATACTTCGTCTCTTTTAAATTTTCTTGAGGATTATTTTAAAAAAGAAAAAGTAGAAACAGTTGTGGTTGGAGAGCCAAAGCAAAAAGACAATTCGGCCAGCCAAAGTGAAGTTTTTATAGCTGAATTTCTTAAAAAATTTACCGAAAAATTTCCTGAAATGAAGCTGGTTCGTGTCGATGAGCGTTTTACCAGTAAAATGGCCTTTCAGACGATGATCGATAGCGGACTCAAAAAGAAAAAACGACAAAACAAAGCTTTGGTCGATGAGGTAAGTGCAACCATTATCCTGCAGTCGTATCTTTATTGA
- a CDS encoding DUF6503 family protein, translating to MKKVTLLCIILLVVISCQEKELDANQIINKAIEVAGGEKYDSANISFTFRDKQYKSSRKNGRFHLERLQEDSLGNKITDIVTNNGFTRNRNNKELSLLDSIASKYSNSVNSVHYFVQLPYGLNGDAVNKNLLGKDSIKGKEYYEIKVTFNQDGGGTDYEDEYLYWINTSTFTVDYLAYSYHVNAGGIRFRAAFNPRIVNGLRFVDYKNYAEDDLSTPLENLDALYEAGKLKLFSEIITEDVKVNISE from the coding sequence ATGAAAAAAGTTACCCTACTCTGCATAATTTTATTGGTAGTTATTTCCTGTCAGGAAAAAGAGCTTGACGCTAATCAAATTATAAACAAAGCCATTGAAGTTGCCGGAGGTGAAAAATATGATTCAGCTAATATCTCATTTACTTTTCGCGACAAGCAGTATAAAAGTAGCCGAAAGAACGGTAGGTTTCATTTGGAGCGCCTTCAGGAAGATTCTCTAGGAAATAAAATTACCGATATAGTAACCAATAACGGCTTTACAAGGAACAGGAATAATAAGGAACTTAGTTTGCTTGATTCCATAGCTAGTAAATACTCAAATTCGGTAAATTCGGTACATTATTTCGTGCAACTTCCTTATGGTTTAAATGGCGATGCTGTGAATAAAAATTTACTGGGCAAGGACAGTATCAAAGGAAAAGAATATTACGAGATCAAAGTGACATTTAATCAGGATGGTGGCGGCACCGATTATGAGGATGAATATTTATATTGGATAAATACCAGCACTTTTACAGTAGATTATCTGGCGTACAGTTATCACGTGAATGCTGGCGGAATTCGTTTTAGAGCGGCTTTTAACCCAAGAATAGTTAACGGATTACGTTTTGTAGATTATAAAAATTATGCTGAAGATGATCTTTCTACGCCACTAGAAAATTTGGATGCACTCTATGAGGCCGGTAAGCTTAAATTATTTTCTGAAATAATTACTGAAGACGTAAAGGTTAATATTTCAGAATAA
- a CDS encoding CCA tRNA nucleotidyltransferase — protein sequence MAKKINVVKNYSEALNHQIFKVIAKATEELQLDSYVIGGFVRDFILQRGNAKDIDIVAVGSGIDLALKVSQLLPHKPKVQVFKNYGTAMLRAFDMDIEFVGARKESYAEDSRNPVVENGTLEDDQNRRDFTINALALSLNTSNYGDLLDPFGGLADLKSQLIRTPLEPGVTYSDDPLRMLRAIRFASQLNFVIEKKSLDAIKEHHKRIKIISKERITEELHKILLSNRPSKGFALLHKTKLLKIILPELTALEGIDEIEGQRHKDNFWHTLEVVDNISQNTDNLWLRWAALLHDIGKAPTKKFHKKIGWTFHGHEFVGSKMVFKLFKRLKMPLNDKMKLVQKMVLMSSRPIAVVDDDVTDSAVRRLIFDAGENIDDLMILCEADITTKNPRRYKKYHNNFKIVRQKMKEVEERDHVRNFQPPVSGEEIMETFNIKPCREVGIIKDAIKEAILEGDIPNEHAAARELMLSRGKKLGLKEVSKQD from the coding sequence GTGGCAAAGAAAATTAATGTAGTGAAAAATTATAGCGAAGCTCTAAATCATCAAATTTTTAAAGTAATTGCTAAGGCAACCGAAGAACTTCAACTAGACAGTTACGTTATTGGCGGATTTGTAAGAGACTTTATCCTGCAACGTGGCAATGCTAAAGATATTGATATTGTTGCTGTGGGCAGTGGGATCGATTTGGCTCTAAAGGTTTCACAACTTCTTCCTCATAAACCAAAAGTACAGGTTTTTAAAAACTATGGTACTGCTATGCTGCGCGCGTTTGATATGGACATCGAATTTGTAGGCGCCAGGAAAGAAAGTTACGCTGAAGATAGTAGAAACCCTGTGGTTGAAAATGGTACGCTGGAAGATGATCAGAATCGTCGGGATTTTACAATAAATGCCTTAGCCTTAAGTTTAAATACCTCAAATTATGGTGATCTACTGGATCCTTTTGGCGGACTGGCAGACCTAAAATCGCAGTTAATAAGAACACCCCTTGAACCCGGAGTAACCTACTCTGACGATCCGCTTCGTATGCTAAGAGCGATACGTTTTGCTTCCCAGCTAAATTTTGTAATAGAAAAAAAATCCTTAGATGCTATCAAAGAGCATCATAAGCGTATAAAAATCATATCGAAAGAGCGAATTACAGAAGAATTACATAAAATCTTATTATCTAACCGGCCTTCTAAAGGCTTTGCGCTTTTACATAAAACAAAACTTTTAAAAATAATCCTTCCTGAACTTACCGCTTTGGAGGGTATAGACGAAATTGAAGGACAGCGCCATAAGGATAACTTTTGGCATACCCTTGAAGTTGTCGATAATATTAGCCAAAATACTGATAATCTTTGGTTGCGATGGGCTGCTTTACTTCATGATATTGGTAAAGCACCAACCAAGAAATTTCATAAAAAGATTGGATGGACCTTCCATGGGCATGAATTTGTAGGATCTAAAATGGTTTTTAAATTATTTAAACGACTTAAAATGCCATTAAATGATAAAATGAAGCTTGTCCAGAAAATGGTATTAATGAGTTCACGGCCAATCGCAGTGGTCGACGATGATGTAACCGACTCGGCCGTACGGCGATTAATATTTGATGCCGGTGAAAACATCGATGATCTTATGATCTTGTGCGAGGCAGATATTACCACTAAAAATCCGCGTCGCTACAAGAAATATCATAATAACTTTAAGATCGTAAGGCAAAAGATGAAGGAGGTTGAAGAACGTGATCACGTTCGTAATTTCCAGCCGCCTGTTAGCGGGGAAGAGATTATGGAAACCTTCAACATCAAACCCTGTCGAGAAGTGGGTATTATAAAAGATGCCATTAAAGAAGCGATCCTGGAAGGTGATATTCCAAATGAACATGCAGCTGCAAGAGAACTTATGCTAAGCAGGGGTAAAAAACTTGGACTAAAAGAAGTATCAAAGCAAGATTAA
- a CDS encoding DUF5606 family protein: MGLDKILAISGKPGLYELAAQTRGGFIAKSILDGKKIAVNMRHNVSILSEIAIYTYTEEVPLGQVLENIKQKEDGGEAISHKSSKAQLEDYFAEVLPDYDVDRVYLSDIKKIIQWYNLLTKNGYTDFSKEEEPQTSGEEE, translated from the coding sequence ATGGGATTAGATAAAATTTTAGCAATATCAGGAAAACCAGGTTTGTATGAGCTTGCTGCACAAACCAGAGGAGGATTTATTGCAAAATCAATCTTGGATGGAAAGAAAATCGCCGTTAATATGCGTCATAACGTGAGCATTCTTAGCGAGATCGCGATTTATACCTATACAGAAGAAGTACCGCTTGGACAGGTACTGGAAAATATAAAGCAAAAAGAAGATGGTGGTGAAGCAATTAGCCACAAATCTTCTAAAGCCCAACTGGAAGATTATTTTGCTGAAGTGTTGCCGGATTATGATGTAGATCGCGTATACCTGAGTGACATTAAAAAAATTATCCAGTGGTATAATCTTCTTACTAAAAACGGATATACCGATTTCTCTAAAGAGGAGGAACCGCAAACTAGCGGAGAAGAAGAATAG
- a CDS encoding DUF4269 domain-containing protein, protein MVAIFSNWRIVRELSDLKIFLVLQEFEPVLTGTIPLDIAITSSDLDISCAIKNHDEFKQKLFEHYKEQLQFSCRTKSRFEETASICSFKGQNFEIEIFGQNLRVAEQNAYRHMIIEHKILQENDEKFRRDIIKLKERGLKTEPAFAKLLGLEGNPYQALLDYKANLF, encoded by the coding sequence ATGGTAGCAATATTCAGCAACTGGCGTATCGTGCGTGAACTTTCAGATTTAAAAATCTTTTTAGTTTTACAAGAATTTGAGCCTGTACTTACAGGAACCATTCCGTTAGATATTGCCATTACTTCCAGCGACCTGGATATTTCCTGTGCGATAAAAAATCATGATGAATTCAAACAAAAACTGTTTGAGCATTATAAAGAGCAACTCCAATTTAGTTGTAGAACGAAATCAAGATTCGAGGAAACGGCCAGTATTTGCAGTTTCAAAGGCCAAAATTTCGAAATCGAAATCTTTGGACAAAACCTTCGGGTAGCAGAACAAAATGCCTATCGTCATATGATTATCGAACATAAAATCCTTCAGGAAAACGATGAAAAATTCCGTAGAGATATCATCAAACTTAAAGAAAGAGGACTAAAAACAGAGCCTGCCTTCGCAAAACTGCTTGGGCTGGAAGGTAATCCTTACCAAGCGCTTCTAGATTACAAAGCAAACTTATTCTGA
- the def gene encoding peptide deformylase, with protein sequence MILPIVAYGDPVLKKKAKPIDKDYPKLEELISNMWDTMYNAYGVGLAAPQVGVPIRLFVIDAAPFAEDDDLTAEEKEYLKGFKRVFINAKVIEETGDEWAFSEGCLSIPDVREDIFRKPEVTIEYQDQNFETKKETFTGLAARVVQHEYDHTEGILFTEKISSLKKRLINGRLKKISSGKIKVDYKMRFPSVKKGR encoded by the coding sequence ATGATTTTACCAATAGTTGCCTACGGTGATCCGGTATTGAAAAAGAAGGCAAAACCAATTGATAAGGACTATCCGAAGTTAGAGGAATTAATAAGTAATATGTGGGATACCATGTATAATGCCTACGGTGTGGGGCTTGCTGCACCACAGGTTGGGGTTCCTATTCGTTTATTCGTAATCGATGCAGCACCTTTTGCCGAAGATGACGATTTAACTGCGGAAGAAAAGGAATATTTAAAGGGCTTTAAAAGAGTGTTTATTAATGCCAAGGTGATCGAAGAAACCGGAGACGAGTGGGCTTTTTCTGAAGGTTGTTTAAGCATTCCCGATGTTAGAGAAGATATTTTTAGAAAGCCAGAGGTAACTATCGAGTATCAGGACCAGAATTTTGAAACCAAAAAGGAAACTTTTACTGGTTTAGCCGCACGGGTAGTACAACACGAATACGATCATACGGAAGGAATTCTTTTTACTGAAAAGATTTCTAGCCTTAAGAAACGACTGATTAACGGGCGTTTAAAAAAGATTTCTTCAGGTAAGATTAAAGTGGATTATAAGATGCGCTTTCCTAGCGTAAAAAAAGGTCGTTAA
- a CDS encoding 2,3,4,5-tetrahydropyridine-2,6-dicarboxylate N-succinyltransferase translates to MDHLKTKIEAAWENRELLKDKETTDAIREVITLLDEGKLRTAEPVEGGWQVNEWVKKGVVLYFPIQKMETLEAGIFEYHDKMPLKKGYKEKGIRVVPNAVARHGAYISSGVIMMPSYVNIGAYVDEGTMVDTWATVGSCAQIGKNVHLSGGVGIGGVLEPLQASPVIIEDNAFLGSRSIVVEGVRVEKEAVLGANVVLTASTKIIDVTGDEPVEMKGIVPARSVVIPGSYTKKFPAGEFNVPCALIIGKRKESTNKKTSLNDALREYDVAV, encoded by the coding sequence ATGGATCACTTAAAAACAAAAATCGAAGCAGCCTGGGAAAACCGTGAGCTGTTAAAAGATAAAGAAACTACGGATGCCATTAGAGAAGTCATTACTCTTTTGGACGAAGGTAAACTAAGAACAGCAGAGCCGGTTGAAGGTGGATGGCAGGTAAACGAATGGGTAAAAAAAGGAGTGGTTCTTTACTTCCCTATTCAAAAAATGGAAACCCTTGAAGCTGGTATTTTTGAGTATCATGACAAAATGCCTCTAAAAAAAGGCTATAAAGAAAAAGGAATTCGTGTAGTACCAAACGCAGTAGCCAGACATGGTGCTTACATTTCCAGCGGTGTGATTATGATGCCAAGTTATGTAAATATAGGTGCATATGTAGACGAAGGTACAATGGTGGATACCTGGGCCACAGTTGGTAGTTGTGCACAAATTGGTAAAAACGTTCACCTTAGTGGTGGTGTTGGTATTGGTGGTGTTTTAGAACCATTGCAAGCCTCTCCTGTAATTATAGAGGATAATGCATTCTTAGGATCTCGAAGCATCGTAGTAGAAGGTGTACGTGTCGAAAAAGAAGCAGTACTTGGTGCTAATGTTGTACTTACGGCATCTACAAAAATTATTGATGTAACCGGGGATGAACCCGTAGAAATGAAGGGGATTGTTCCGGCAAGATCTGTTGTAATTCCTGGTAGTTATACCAAAAAATTCCCGGCAGGAGAATTTAATGTACCCTGCGCATTGATTATAGGAAAACGTAAAGAAAGTACCAATAAAAAAACGTCTCTAAACGATGCGCTTAGAGAATATGATGTAGCGGTATAA
- a CDS encoding lipopolysaccharide kinase InaA family protein, producing the protein MKIVYADAFKDQSEKIEKILSDFSEKGKTLSSGRNTIKTFDLNGRSVNVKSFRIPNLINKFVYRFFRKSKAERSFSYAEYLLSREVGTPFPVAYAEECKWLTFGRSYYICDHLEYDFTFRDIEKFEDAAHQEAVLRAFTRFTYDLHEKNIEFLDHSPGNTLIQIDGEGFQFFLVDLNRMNFKRLDFKQRMKNFSRLTPNKEMIQIMANEYSQLTAWNENEVFETMWGYTQEFQEKFFRKKRLKKKLKFWKN; encoded by the coding sequence ATGAAAATCGTATACGCAGATGCTTTTAAGGATCAGTCTGAAAAAATCGAAAAGATTTTATCTGATTTTTCAGAAAAAGGGAAAACACTTAGCAGTGGGCGAAATACCATTAAAACCTTCGATCTTAATGGTAGATCGGTAAATGTGAAGTCCTTTAGAATCCCTAATCTGATTAATAAATTTGTTTATCGTTTTTTTCGAAAATCCAAAGCCGAGCGCAGTTTTAGTTATGCCGAATATCTTTTATCTCGCGAAGTAGGAACACCTTTTCCCGTGGCCTATGCCGAAGAATGTAAATGGCTTACGTTTGGCAGAAGCTATTACATTTGTGATCATTTGGAATATGATTTTACCTTTAGGGATATCGAAAAATTTGAAGATGCTGCGCATCAGGAAGCAGTTTTAAGAGCTTTTACACGATTTACTTACGATCTTCACGAAAAAAATATAGAATTTTTAGATCATTCTCCCGGCAACACTTTAATTCAGATCGACGGTGAAGGTTTTCAATTCTTTTTAGTCGATTTAAATCGAATGAATTTTAAGCGACTGGATTTTAAACAACGTATGAAAAATTTCTCTCGTTTAACGCCTAATAAGGAAATGATTCAGATTATGGCCAATGAGTATTCACAGCTTACCGCCTGGAATGAGAATGAAGTTTTTGAAACTATGTGGGGTTACACACAGGAATTTCAGGAGAAATTTTTTAGAAAAAAAAGATTAAAGAAAAAGCTCAAATTCTGGAAAAACTAA
- a CDS encoding UDP-N-acetylglucosamine 2-epimerase, with the protein MTYRFLIYISHTYALPIGLPLQEEIKQRNDEVKWFSELEAPKSYFPENGELLATIEEALAYKPHIVLCITDVVADFLPGLKVQIFHGFLANKHTDKKGHFRIRGLFDLYCTQGPSTTIPFKKIQQKKKHFLVRETGWSKVDPLFKIEENHREKPTILLSSTFSPKYSWLYNEEVISEIQRLSKTGEFKFLAVLHPKMDKDKIEIVQKMQHENFKYYDTTDIIPLFRQADIMFSDTTSAITEFILQKKPVVTFRNNKPASHLINISNPEAIESAIRQAFSPSRELLENIESYIYDTHPYFDGKSSERVISTCIEVLHTDKSELSSKPLNLVRRYQLRKKLNHFTFKSYRKPFTR; encoded by the coding sequence ATGACCTATCGTTTTCTTATTTATATAAGTCATACTTATGCCTTGCCTATCGGTTTACCACTTCAGGAAGAAATTAAGCAAAGAAATGATGAAGTAAAATGGTTTTCTGAGTTGGAGGCCCCTAAAAGTTATTTTCCTGAAAACGGGGAATTACTAGCGACTATCGAAGAAGCTTTAGCCTACAAACCGCATATTGTACTTTGCATTACCGATGTGGTTGCCGATTTTCTACCGGGATTAAAGGTGCAGATATTTCATGGATTTTTAGCCAATAAACACACCGATAAAAAAGGACATTTTAGAATTCGTGGCTTATTTGATCTTTATTGCACCCAAGGGCCATCGACCACCATTCCCTTTAAGAAAATTCAGCAAAAAAAGAAACATTTTTTAGTTCGTGAAACCGGTTGGTCTAAAGTTGATCCTTTATTTAAAATTGAAGAAAACCACCGGGAGAAACCTACAATTTTACTTTCTTCAACCTTCTCCCCTAAATACAGCTGGTTGTATAACGAAGAAGTAATATCCGAAATACAACGTTTATCGAAAACCGGGGAATTTAAGTTTTTAGCGGTACTTCACCCAAAAATGGACAAGGATAAGATTGAGATTGTACAGAAAATGCAGCATGAAAATTTTAAATATTACGACACTACCGATATTATTCCACTATTCCGCCAGGCAGACATTATGTTTTCAGACACGACCTCTGCGATAACCGAATTTATCCTTCAAAAAAAACCTGTGGTGACCTTCAGAAATAATAAACCTGCCAGTCACCTCATCAACATTTCAAATCCTGAAGCAATCGAAAGTGCCATCAGGCAAGCTTTTTCTCCTTCCAGGGAACTTTTGGAAAATATCGAATCGTACATCTATGATACGCATCCTTATTTTGACGGCAAAAGCAGCGAGCGCGTAATTTCTACCTGCATTGAAGTTTTGCATACGGATAAATCTGAATTATCCAGCAAGCCATTAAACCTGGTAAGACGCTATCAATTAAGAAAAAAATTGAATCATTTTACTTTTAAAAGTTACAGAAAACCTTTTACCCGATAA
- a CDS encoding glycosyltransferase family 9 protein, which produces MKILVIQQKMIGDVLTSSILFEALRKAYPEAQLHYLIYPHTKAVVENNPFIDKLIFGKNTLPFYKLVKQIKIENYYAIIDAYSTVKTSIITSFSGANYKIGFDKKYTRPFYTHVFNRTIEAKTNAGAAIEKRMRLVTPIIKDAPLQLKPKIFLTETEREKAKAKLVEGGVNISDSLYMIGALGSSAKKTYPLPYLARVLDQIAAKENTSILFNYIPSQREEINTLIGHCNTQTRQKVYLDIYGESLREFLALTSFCDAIIGNEGGAINMAKALNIPSFAIFSPALNKANWNIFEDGKHNVSVHLKDFSPELFTDKDQEYLHKNVFELYDKFLPTLMEKPLHHFLKINAK; this is translated from the coding sequence ATGAAAATTCTGGTAATACAACAAAAAATGATTGGGGACGTGCTTACGTCCTCAATCTTATTTGAAGCACTTCGGAAAGCCTATCCCGAAGCGCAATTGCATTACCTTATTTATCCTCATACCAAAGCGGTTGTAGAAAACAATCCGTTTATCGATAAGTTGATATTTGGTAAAAATACGCTTCCGTTTTATAAACTGGTAAAGCAGATTAAAATTGAAAACTATTACGCTATTATCGATGCTTATTCCACTGTAAAAACCTCAATTATCACCAGTTTTTCGGGAGCAAATTATAAAATTGGATTCGATAAAAAATATACCCGGCCATTCTATACGCATGTTTTTAACAGAACTATTGAGGCCAAAACAAACGCAGGTGCTGCGATCGAGAAAAGAATGCGATTAGTAACGCCTATTATTAAAGATGCTCCGCTACAACTAAAACCAAAAATATTCTTAACTGAGACGGAACGTGAAAAAGCAAAAGCAAAGTTAGTTGAAGGCGGTGTAAATATTTCAGATTCCCTCTATATGATAGGCGCTTTAGGAAGTTCTGCAAAGAAAACCTACCCACTGCCCTATTTAGCAAGGGTCCTGGATCAAATTGCAGCTAAAGAAAATACTTCGATCTTATTCAATTACATCCCGAGTCAAAGAGAAGAAATCAACACTTTGATAGGACATTGCAATACGCAAACCCGGCAAAAAGTTTATCTTGATATCTACGGCGAAAGTCTTCGGGAATTTTTAGCTCTTACCAGTTTCTGTGATGCGATAATTGGTAATGAAGGTGGCGCCATAAACATGGCAAAGGCTCTAAATATTCCTTCTTTTGCTATATTTTCACCAGCTTTAAACAAAGCCAACTGGAATATTTTTGAGGATGGAAAACACAATGTTTCGGTGCATTTAAAAGATTTTTCTCCAGAATTATTTACAGATAAAGACCAGGAGTATTTGCATAAAAACGTCTTTGAACTTTACGATAAATTTTTACCAACATTGATGGAAAAACCGTTACATCATTTTCTAAAAATAAATGCGAAATGA
- a CDS encoding L-threonylcarbamoyladenylate synthase — MEDKKTEIQNCLAVLKKGGIILYPTDTVWGIGCDATNADAIDKIFALKKRAESKSMICLVSDFKMLNEYVEEVPEVAYDILKYAAKPTSIIYDDPIRVAENIIAEDNTLAIRVTKDPFCKELTKRLRRPLVSTSANISGQPTPASFSQISPEILKGVDYVVNLHRSKKSSKPSAIIKLGNDGTVKVIRK, encoded by the coding sequence ATGGAAGATAAAAAGACTGAGATTCAAAATTGTTTAGCCGTTCTTAAAAAAGGTGGAATTATCCTTTATCCTACCGATACGGTTTGGGGAATTGGCTGTGATGCCACCAATGCAGATGCTATTGATAAAATTTTTGCCCTTAAAAAAAGAGCAGAAAGCAAATCGATGATCTGTTTGGTTTCAGATTTTAAAATGCTCAATGAATATGTAGAAGAAGTTCCTGAAGTGGCATACGATATTCTGAAATATGCTGCAAAACCAACTTCCATTATTTACGACGATCCCATTCGTGTGGCTGAAAATATAATTGCTGAAGATAACACCCTGGCCATACGGGTCACTAAAGATCCTTTTTGCAAAGAGCTCACTAAGCGATTACGCCGGCCTTTGGTCTCGACCTCTGCAAATATTAGCGGACAGCCAACACCGGCTTCTTTTTCCCAAATTAGTCCTGAAATTTTAAAAGGTGTAGACTATGTAGTAAATTTGCACCGGTCTAAAAAATCATCAAAACCATCGGCTATAATTAAACTTGGCAACGACGGGACGGTAAAAGTGATAAGGAAATAG
- a CDS encoding glycosyltransferase family 4 protein: MKILHVNGARSWGGNEQQLLYLVRGLNSKGIEQALFCYHKNPLLDIFKEDEIKIFNVAYKKPYSFDFLKKFSAVVKSYAPDIIHVHTGNFLTGYVLADLFYGLAPKVVLSKKGISRNMSFLSKFKYNYRKIDKIICVSERVKDDLEHVISLKNKSKLEIVWDGVTWENWEPISLKSKYNLPEDAFIIGNIGNHTRSKDLKTLINTANYLINKKGYKNLYFFQIGHFSGLTAELKELVNDLNLNSNFFMLGFQENASSYFSAFDLFLMSSKKEGGPTSVLEAMIYKTPVVSTNVGVIPYAIRQAENGFYAEVEEYEDLGDYIEKLYENEELREQFVEKSFHICKERFSVECLVQKTLDIYQNV, encoded by the coding sequence ATGAAGATTTTACATGTAAATGGAGCCAGAAGTTGGGGCGGTAATGAACAGCAATTGCTCTATTTGGTGCGTGGGTTAAATAGCAAAGGAATAGAGCAGGCTTTATTTTGCTATCATAAAAATCCCTTGTTAGATATTTTTAAGGAAGACGAAATTAAAATCTTCAATGTCGCTTATAAAAAGCCCTATAGTTTTGATTTTCTAAAGAAATTTAGCGCTGTGGTTAAAAGTTATGCACCTGATATTATTCATGTGCATACAGGGAATTTTTTAACCGGCTATGTATTGGCTGATTTATTTTATGGGCTGGCACCAAAGGTAGTGCTCTCTAAAAAAGGCATAAGCCGAAACATGTCTTTTTTAAGTAAGTTTAAATACAATTACCGAAAAATTGACAAAATTATATGTGTGTCAGAAAGAGTTAAAGACGATCTGGAGCATGTAATTTCTTTAAAGAACAAAAGTAAACTAGAAATAGTATGGGATGGTGTTACCTGGGAAAACTGGGAACCTATATCCCTAAAAAGCAAATATAATTTGCCAGAAGATGCTTTTATAATTGGTAATATAGGAAACCACACCAGATCCAAAGACTTAAAAACCTTAATAAATACTGCCAATTACCTGATCAATAAAAAAGGATATAAGAATCTGTATTTTTTCCAAATTGGGCACTTTTCCGGTTTAACCGCCGAATTGAAGGAATTAGTTAATGACTTGAATTTGAACTCAAATTTTTTCATGCTGGGCTTTCAGGAAAATGCCAGTTCCTATTTTTCAGCTTTTGATCTTTTCCTGATGTCTTCAAAAAAAGAAGGCGGTCCAACCTCTGTACTGGAAGCTATGATTTATAAAACACCGGTAGTTTCTACCAATGTAGGAGTGATACCCTATGCGATAAGGCAAGCTGAAAATGGATTTTATGCTGAGGTTGAAGAGTATGAAGATTTAGGAGATTATATTGAGAAACTATATGAAAATGAAGAGCTTAGGGAGCAGTTTGTTGAGAAATCTTTTCATATTTGTAAGGAAAGGTTTAGTGTAGAATGTTTAGTACAGAAAACACTGGATATTTATCAAAATGTTTAG